TTTCAAGAGATATTTACAGCTTTTCTTCGAGAATGAAAGAAGGTTTACCAAAAAGACTTACCATCCTGCTATATTATATTGCTTGAACAAGGAAGTGCTCATCCTTAAGCAGAATCAATCTCTGTCCAGAGAAATAAGTTATTTTATACTATTTAATATTCAGATTCCTATTCATATCACTCGCTAATAAGTAGGATTGAGGTGTAAAATGAAAATTGTCGATTTGAGACGAGACACAATAACCCTCCCAACGACTGCTATGGTCGATACAGCTTTTAAAGCCACCTTGGGTGATTCGGTATATGGTGAAGACCCCAACCAAGTCCAGTTAGAAAAACTTGCGGCTGAAATCCTTGGAAAAGAAGCCTCAATATTTGTCCCAAGTGGAACAATGGGAAACTTAGTTGCACTTCTTTCCCATACCAACCGAGGTGATGAATTGATTTGCGAAGAGAATGCTCATATTCGACTATCAGAAACCGGTGGTGGAGCAATGGTAGGGGGATTGATGTTTAGGGGTATTGAAGATCATTCTGGTGTTCCCGATGTTTCAGCTATCGAATCAGCAATTCGAGCTGATGATATTCATTACCCACCTACCAGCCTTATTTGTACTGAAATTACCCATTACCGATACGGAGGAATTATTCCACCATTAGAAAAAATTGCAGCCATATATACTTTTGCCCAAAAGAAGGGGATACCTGTTCATTGCGACGGAGCTCGAATTTTCAATGCAGCAGTTGCTTTAAACAAAGAAGTAAGTGAATTAACCTATTATTCCGATTCGGTTATGGTTTCCTTGTCCAAAGGTCTTGGTGCTCCGGTCGGATCGATACTTGTTGGTCAACATGATTTTATTGAAAAAGCTAAAAAATATCGAAAAATGCTAGGTGGAGGTATGCGTCAAACTGGTTGGCTGGCCGCCTGTGGTATTGTGGCGCTTCAAAAAGAAAATATTCAACTTCTCTATGAAGACCATCAAAATGCAATTCGGTTAGCACAAGGGATTGCTCGTCTACCAGGAGTAAAAATCGATTTCAATCAAGTACAGACCAATTTCATTTTAGTCGATATCACTCAAACTAGTATTTCTGGCAAACTTTTTCTTGAGAAATTAAAAGAAAAAGGAATCTTGGTGACTTTAGCAAAACCAACCTTAATTCGCATGGTAACCTCCCGAGTGGTTAACGAACAAGATATTGAATATACAGTTGAAACTATCAGCAATTTATTGTAAAAATCATGATGGTGGTAAGTAAGTCCTATTGAGTTAAAACATCATTTTCCACTTCACCATTTCTACAAGTGAGAAGGACTTTTTAGTTGTCATTACAAAAAGAGCAATTACCAGACCTTTTCTAAAGTTTAATCTTTATTTTTTTTCAAAAGGACCAAAGGGAAATATAATATCAGGATACGAATTCTTGTTCTGTTCAAAACCGTTTAAATATATAATAATCAATTTCTAAAAACAAAAATTAATAAGCTTTTCTAATTACTTTCCCAATTTAATTCTTTATGATATATTGCCAAAAGAAATTTAAATCATCATAAAAACCATTAATTTCGAGGTGGAAAGTTAAAATGCCTGAAATAATATCTATGGGAGAAGCATTAGTAGAGATTATGAGGGAAAAAATTGGAGCTGGTTTAGACAAACCTGAAGTTTTTATCGGTCCTTATCCCAGTGGAGCTCCAGCAATATTTGCTGATTGTGCTGCACGTTTAGGAGGGAAAGTAGGTTTTATCGGTACTGTCGGTAATGATGATTTTGGAAAAGTAATTCAAGATCGTCTCCGTTTTGATGGAGTTGACTTGACTTATTTTCAAAGCAAACCCGATGCTACAACTGGAGTAGCCTTTGTTGCCTACTTTTCTGATGGATCAAGAAAATTTTTATATCATATCCGTAACGCGGCGAGTGGTGTTATTGAAAAAAGCCGGATTGTCAGTTCGTATTTTAAAGGTGCTCGGTTTCTTCACATTAATGGTTCAGCGGTTTCAATTAACCAGGCTTGGAAAGAAACCATTTACTCTGCTATTGAAACCGCCAAAAAGAATGGCGTGAAAATCAGTTTTGATCCCAATATCCGACCGGAAATATTAGGGGTTGATAAGGTAAGAGCCCTTTGCCAACCAATCATTGAAAGCGCCTCGATTATTTTCCCCTCAGGTGAAGAAGCAACTATGCTCACCGGCAATAAAGACCCCGAAGCGGCGGCTTTAGCACTTTTAGAAAAAGGAGCTGAGATTGTTGTTCTCAAAAAAGGGTCAAAAGGAAGTACGGTTTATTCACAAGGAACTAAATACGATGTTCCCGCCTTTGAAGTAGAAGAAATTGACCCGACAGGGGCAGGGGATTGCTTTGACGCAGGATTTCTGGTTAGTCTTATTCATAAGCGTTCATTAAAAGAAAGTGCACGTTTTGCAAACGCTGTTGGAGCATTGGCAGTAACCAGAAAAGGTCCAATGGAAGGTGCTCCATTTCCGGAAGAAGTGGATAAAATAATGACTCTGAGTAAGAAATAAGAGAAGAGCTTTTTGGTTATATAAATTGCTTTAGATTTGGTGGTGAGGTTTTCAGTTTTATATTTATTTCATTAAAAAATAAATTAATAAAAGGAATATGATCTGAATGCAGGAATATTTTGAAACTATCAAAGAAATTCTAAGTGATATAAAAGTATTGATCAAAAAAACCGAAGACCTTAAAGCAGAAATCATTGAACAACTGATTATTGATTGCCCACAAAAAATCTGCTTAACCGTTGAAGAATACGCTGTTCAAGAAGAAATTAAGCATTATCTTTCTCAATTAAATGAGATTTCGATCGAAGACATGAATACTATTTATCGCAACTACTCGTTCTTACAAACTATGGAAATAGTTTTAGGAGACAAGTTAGGAATACTCTCCGACGAAACCTTTGATTGGATTATTGAGATTGATGCGGCGTTAGGTACTTTTACTTCGCTCCCTGCCAGTAATTCGTTATTACATAATTCTACCGGGGAAGAATTTGTGTTTTCAGATGATAATGATATTTCAAGTTAAATTAAAAAACCTTCTCCATCTATAAGAGGGAAGTTGTGAGTCAACCAAAAGAAAACTTTTTTTATTTTCCCCAACCTAATCTACAACCCCTTGCTTTTCGGATGCGTCCACAAAAATTGGAAGATGTGGTCGGACAACCACATCTTACCGAAGAGAAGGGCATTTTAAATCGAATCATCAAAACCGGTACGCTCCCATCAATGATTTTTTGGGGGCC
This genomic interval from Candidatus Atribacteria bacterium ADurb.Bin276 contains the following:
- the kdgK gene encoding 2-dehydro-3-deoxygluconokinase translates to MPEIISMGEALVEIMREKIGAGLDKPEVFIGPYPSGAPAIFADCAARLGGKVGFIGTVGNDDFGKVIQDRLRFDGVDLTYFQSKPDATTGVAFVAYFSDGSRKFLYHIRNAASGVIEKSRIVSSYFKGARFLHINGSAVSINQAWKETIYSAIETAKKNGVKISFDPNIRPEILGVDKVRALCQPIIESASIIFPSGEEATMLTGNKDPEAAALALLEKGAEIVVLKKGSKGSTVYSQGTKYDVPAFEVEEIDPTGAGDCFDAGFLVSLIHKRSLKESARFANAVGALAVTRKGPMEGAPFPEEVDKIMTLSKK
- the ltaA gene encoding L-allo-threonine aldolase, whose product is MKIVDLRRDTITLPTTAMVDTAFKATLGDSVYGEDPNQVQLEKLAAEILGKEASIFVPSGTMGNLVALLSHTNRGDELICEENAHIRLSETGGGAMVGGLMFRGIEDHSGVPDVSAIESAIRADDIHYPPTSLICTEITHYRYGGIIPPLEKIAAIYTFAQKKGIPVHCDGARIFNAAVALNKEVSELTYYSDSVMVSLSKGLGAPVGSILVGQHDFIEKAKKYRKMLGGGMRQTGWLAACGIVALQKENIQLLYEDHQNAIRLAQGIARLPGVKIDFNQVQTNFILVDITQTSISGKLFLEKLKEKGILVTLAKPTLIRMVTSRVVNEQDIEYTVETISNLL